Proteins from a genomic interval of Elaeis guineensis isolate ETL-2024a unplaced genomic scaffold, EG11 Super_Scaffold_1000265, whole genome shotgun sequence:
- the LOC140854597 gene encoding small ribosomal subunit protein uS2c-like: MAWWYVNELVHYGNETSQVQGLKSRTKDGETQLSLQKRCSNVEEKIIYLANIFGGIKYMTGLPDIVIIVDQQEEYTALRECVILGIPTICLIDTNCDPDLADISIPANDDAILQSD, encoded by the coding sequence ATGGCTTGGTGGTATGTTAACGAATTGGTCCACTACGGAAACGAGACTTCACAAGTTCAGGGACTTAAGAGCAGAACAAAAGATGGGGAAACTCAACTGTCTCTCCAAAAGAGATGCAGCAATGTTGAAGAGAAAATTATCTACCTTGCAAACATATTCGGCGGGATCAAATATATGACGGGGTTGCCTGATATTGTGATCATCGTTGATCAGCAAGAAGAATATACGGCTCTTCGAGAATGTGTCATTTTGGGGATTCCGACAATTTGTTTAATCGATACAAATTGTGACCCAGATCTCGCAGATATTTCGATTCCAGCAAATGATGACGCTATACTTCAATCCGATTGA